One stretch of Streptomyces sp. NBC_00443 DNA includes these proteins:
- a CDS encoding ABC transporter permease translates to MSTPETPRSSRVQETSEPGEAPGSAEPDGNELDGNDEAASPAASKRPARKLSWQQLTIVPAMLVVLLLATWLWFQQADLDPVSENALSNGQVSQALWEQIELTVISTFFVLIIAIPLGILLTRRAFRKASPVALAFANMGQATPAIGLLALLVIWLGIGRRAALIGIIIYAVLPVLSNTIAGLKANDPTLLEAARGIGMSSSGVLMRVELPLAVPLILAGVRTALVLNVGTATLAVFGGGGGLGVLITAGITNQRMPVLVLGSILTVALALLVDWLASLVEVLLRPRGLDL, encoded by the coding sequence GTGAGCACTCCCGAGACCCCGAGGTCGTCCCGGGTTCAGGAGACGTCCGAGCCCGGCGAGGCGCCCGGAAGCGCTGAGCCTGACGGCAACGAGCTTGACGGGAACGACGAGGCCGCCTCGCCCGCTGCGTCGAAGCGCCCGGCCAGGAAGCTGAGCTGGCAGCAGCTCACCATCGTGCCGGCGATGCTGGTGGTGCTGCTGCTCGCGACCTGGCTGTGGTTCCAGCAGGCCGACCTCGACCCGGTCTCCGAGAACGCGCTGTCGAACGGTCAGGTCTCGCAGGCCCTGTGGGAGCAGATCGAACTCACGGTGATCTCCACCTTCTTCGTGCTGATCATCGCGATCCCGCTGGGGATCCTGCTCACCCGGCGGGCGTTCCGCAAGGCGAGCCCGGTGGCCCTTGCGTTCGCCAACATGGGCCAGGCGACGCCGGCGATCGGCCTGCTCGCCCTGCTGGTGATCTGGCTGGGCATCGGCCGCAGAGCGGCGCTGATCGGCATCATCATCTACGCCGTCCTGCCGGTGCTGTCCAACACGATCGCCGGCCTCAAGGCGAACGACCCGACGCTGCTGGAGGCGGCCCGCGGCATCGGGATGTCCTCGTCGGGCGTACTGATGCGGGTGGAGCTGCCGCTCGCGGTCCCGCTGATCCTGGCGGGCGTGCGCACCGCCCTGGTCCTCAACGTCGGTACGGCGACCCTGGCGGTCTTCGGCGGAGGCGGCGGGCTGGGCGTGCTGATCACGGCCGGCATCACCAACCAGCGCATGCCGGTCCTGGTCCTGGGCTCGATCCTCACGGTCGCCCTCGCACTGCTGGTGGACTGGCTGGCATCGCTGGTGGAAGTGCTGCTGCGGCCACGGGGGCTGGACCTGTGA
- a CDS encoding chorismate synthase, which produces MTSLSIRTVHEPAGFTAVADYFSDVWQTPRTAPPLLPETLNSLAHAGGAVHAGYDGERLVGACVAVFGPPASRETYSLLAAAERGLGPQIKRAQRAWAVELGALTMRWTFDPLVGRNARFNFVKLGATGTGYLVDFYGPMADGVNDGDESDRLEVTWDLIGPPQGQSGHAGPGTPDREAAPATHTAPDGGPLARRDPQDRYVWCRVPDDIVALRAADPEAALGWRRAVREVFTKAFADGFTATDMSRDGWYTLTRREAAS; this is translated from the coding sequence ATGACCTCACTGAGCATCCGCACCGTCCACGAGCCCGCCGGGTTCACCGCTGTTGCCGACTACTTCAGTGACGTATGGCAGACGCCTCGCACCGCGCCGCCCCTGCTGCCCGAGACGCTGAACAGCCTCGCCCACGCGGGTGGGGCGGTGCACGCCGGGTACGACGGGGAGCGGCTCGTCGGCGCCTGTGTCGCGGTGTTCGGGCCGCCGGCGTCGCGGGAGACGTACTCGCTGCTGGCCGCCGCCGAGCGGGGGCTCGGGCCGCAGATCAAGCGTGCGCAGCGGGCCTGGGCGGTGGAGCTCGGGGCGCTCACCATGCGCTGGACCTTCGATCCGCTGGTCGGCCGGAATGCCCGGTTCAACTTCGTGAAACTCGGCGCCACCGGCACCGGCTACCTCGTCGACTTCTACGGCCCCATGGCGGACGGCGTGAATGACGGCGACGAGAGCGACCGGCTGGAGGTGACCTGGGACCTGATCGGGCCACCGCAGGGGCAGTCCGGCCACGCCGGGCCCGGCACTCCGGACCGCGAGGCCGCACCCGCCACCCACACGGCCCCCGACGGCGGGCCGCTCGCCCGCCGGGATCCGCAGGACCGGTATGTCTGGTGCCGCGTACCGGACGACATCGTGGCGCTGCGGGCCGCGGACCCGGAGGCCGCGCTGGGCTGGCGGCGGGCCGTGCGCGAGGTGTTCACGAAGGCCTTCGCCGACGGGTTCACGGCGACGGACATGTCCCGGGACGGCTGGTACACGCTCACCCGCCGGGAGGCCGCCTCGTGA
- a CDS encoding Lrp/AsnC family transcriptional regulator: protein MAIDHLDGRIIVLLAREPRIGVLEMSRRLGVARGTVQARLDRLQSNGVIRGFGPEVDPAALGYPVTAFATLQIRQGQGADVRAHLATVPEVLELHTTTGTGDMLCRLVARSNADLQRVIDRVVGFDGIVRASTAIVMENPVPLRIIPLVEQAAEDRAHS from the coding sequence ATGGCGATCGATCATCTGGACGGACGGATCATCGTGCTGCTGGCGCGGGAGCCGCGGATCGGGGTGCTGGAGATGTCCCGGCGGCTGGGCGTGGCCCGCGGGACCGTGCAGGCGCGGCTGGACCGGCTTCAGTCGAACGGAGTCATCCGCGGCTTTGGTCCCGAGGTCGATCCGGCGGCGCTCGGGTATCCGGTCACCGCCTTCGCGACCCTGCAGATCCGGCAGGGGCAAGGGGCCGACGTACGGGCGCACTTGGCGACCGTGCCGGAGGTGCTGGAGCTGCACACGACCACCGGTACCGGGGACATGCTGTGCCGCCTCGTGGCGCGCTCCAACGCCGATCTTCAGCGTGTGATCGACCGCGTTGTCGGTTTCGATGGGATCGTCCGGGCCTCCACGGCGATCGTGATGGAGAACCCCGTTCCGCTGCGGATCATCCCGTTGGTGGAGCAGGCGGCGGAGGACCGGGCGCACAGCTAG
- the nthA gene encoding nitrile hydratase subunit alpha, protein MSGDHSDATIARRVRRLETLLEEKGVLSGGELDEAIDAFLAGASPASGARVVARAWTDEDFKSRLLTDGTAAVRELGFMEGGYQRLRVVENTASTHHVIVCTLCSCYPIRLLGPSPSWYKSEPYRSRVVREPRAVLAEFGLDLPADTRITVWDSSAETRYMVLPRRPEGTDGMPEAELAGLVSRNALIGTAVL, encoded by the coding sequence ATGAGCGGTGACCACTCCGACGCGACGATCGCCCGCCGGGTGCGGCGCCTGGAGACCCTCCTGGAGGAGAAGGGCGTCCTCAGCGGCGGGGAACTGGACGAGGCGATCGACGCGTTCCTCGCGGGCGCCTCACCGGCGAGCGGGGCGCGGGTCGTCGCGCGGGCCTGGACCGACGAGGACTTCAAGTCCCGTCTGCTGACGGACGGTACGGCGGCCGTGCGCGAGCTGGGCTTCATGGAGGGCGGCTACCAGCGCCTGCGCGTCGTCGAGAACACGGCGTCGACGCACCACGTCATCGTCTGCACCCTCTGCTCCTGCTACCCCATCCGCCTGCTCGGCCCGTCCCCGAGCTGGTACAAGTCGGAGCCGTACCGCTCCCGCGTGGTCCGCGAACCCCGGGCGGTCCTCGCCGAGTTCGGCCTGGACCTGCCGGCCGACACACGGATCACGGTGTGGGACTCCAGTGCGGAGACCCGCTACATGGTGCTGCCGCGCCGGCCGGAGGGCACGGACGGGATGCCGGAGGCGGAACTGGCGGGGCTGGTCAGCCGCAACGCGCTGATCGGCACGGCAGTGCTGTAG
- the menC gene encoding o-succinylbenzoate synthase: MKLERVEIVHVAIPLVSPFRTSFGTMTTKDTFLLHVVTDAAEGWSEFAADPEPLYCSEFVAGAEIVLRDFLLPRVAALPVLGTAHLAPAMAGIKGHELAKAALETAVLDAELRSYGMPLATYLGSVRERVPAGVSVGIRQTVAELLDDVEGYLAEGYVRIKLKIEPGWDLEPVRAVRDRFGADLPLQVDANTAYTLADAEHLRRLDEFGLLLIEEPLAENNLYAHARLQQRIATPVCLDESLHNAADTASAIAMDACRAVNVKPARVGGYLEARRVHDVAYAHGVPVWCGGMLETGIGRAPNLALAALPGCTLPGDTSASSRYFAEDITEPFVLVDGHLPVPRSPGIGVAPLPETLRRFTKGRRDLYVT; this comes from the coding sequence GTGAAACTCGAACGCGTCGAGATCGTCCATGTGGCGATCCCGCTGGTCAGCCCCTTCCGTACGTCCTTCGGCACGATGACGACGAAGGACACCTTCCTGCTGCACGTCGTCACGGACGCGGCCGAGGGCTGGTCGGAGTTCGCGGCCGACCCCGAGCCGCTGTACTGCTCGGAGTTCGTGGCCGGCGCGGAGATCGTCCTACGGGACTTCCTGCTGCCGCGCGTCGCCGCCCTGCCCGTGCTCGGTACGGCCCACCTCGCCCCGGCGATGGCGGGGATCAAGGGGCACGAGCTGGCGAAGGCGGCGCTGGAGACGGCCGTCCTCGACGCGGAGCTGCGGTCGTACGGGATGCCGCTGGCCACGTATCTCGGGTCGGTGCGCGAGCGGGTGCCGGCCGGGGTGTCGGTGGGGATCAGGCAGACGGTCGCCGAGTTGCTGGACGACGTCGAGGGGTATCTCGCCGAGGGGTACGTCCGGATCAAGCTGAAGATCGAACCGGGCTGGGATCTGGAGCCGGTACGGGCCGTGCGCGACCGCTTCGGGGCGGATCTGCCGCTCCAGGTCGACGCCAACACGGCGTACACGCTCGCGGACGCCGAGCATCTGCGGCGGCTGGACGAGTTCGGGCTGCTGCTGATCGAGGAGCCGCTCGCGGAGAACAACCTGTACGCCCACGCCCGCCTCCAGCAGCGCATCGCGACCCCCGTCTGCCTGGACGAGTCCCTGCACAACGCGGCCGACACCGCATCCGCGATCGCGATGGACGCGTGCCGGGCGGTGAACGTGAAGCCCGCGCGGGTCGGGGGATACCTGGAGGCGCGGCGTGTGCATGACGTGGCGTACGCGCACGGGGTCCCGGTGTGGTGCGGCGGCATGCTGGAGACGGGCATCGGCCGCGCCCCGAACCTCGCGCTGGCAGCCCTGCCCGGCTGCACGCTCCCCGGGGACACGTCGGCGTCCAGCCGCTACTTCGCCGAGGACATCACGGAGCCGTTCGTGCTGGTCGACGGCCATCTTCCGGTGCCACGGTCGCCGGGCATCGGGGTGGCGCCGCTGCCGGAGACACTGCGGCGCTTCACCAAGGGCCGGCGGGACCTGTACGTCACGTGA
- a CDS encoding IclR family transcriptional regulator, with protein MTAETSQTLDRGLRVLKLLADTDHGLTVTELSNKLGVNRTVVYRLLATLEQHALVRRDLGGRARVGLGVLRLGRQVHPLVREAALPALRSLAEDIGATAHLTLVDGTEALAVAVVEPTWTDYHVAYRAGFRHPLDRGAAGRAILSARQHPLEEPGYTLTHGELEAGASGAAAPLIGVTGVEGSVGVVMLADAVPERVGPRVVDAAREVAEALR; from the coding sequence GTGACCGCGGAGACCTCTCAGACGCTCGACCGGGGACTGCGCGTCCTCAAGCTGCTGGCCGACACCGACCACGGGCTGACCGTCACCGAGCTTTCCAACAAACTGGGCGTGAACCGGACCGTTGTGTACCGGCTGCTCGCCACGCTTGAACAGCACGCCCTGGTACGCCGTGACCTGGGCGGTCGCGCCCGGGTCGGGCTCGGTGTGCTGCGACTGGGCCGACAGGTGCATCCGCTGGTACGGGAGGCCGCGCTGCCCGCGCTGCGTTCGCTGGCCGAGGACATCGGGGCGACGGCCCATCTGACGCTGGTGGACGGCACGGAGGCGCTGGCCGTTGCCGTGGTCGAGCCGACCTGGACGGACTATCACGTGGCCTACCGGGCCGGTTTCCGGCACCCGCTGGACCGCGGTGCCGCGGGCCGGGCCATACTCTCCGCCCGGCAGCATCCGCTGGAGGAGCCCGGATACACCCTGACCCACGGGGAGTTGGAGGCGGGAGCGAGCGGGGCCGCCGCGCCGCTGATAGGCGTGACGGGCGTCGAGGGCAGCGTGGGTGTGGTGATGCTGGCCGACGCGGTTCCGGAGCGGGTGGGGCCGCGGGTCGTGGACGCGGCCCGGGAGGTGGCGGAGGCGTTGCGCTGA
- a CDS encoding S16 family serine protease gives MLSRLTRPRAVAVCALPVVALLATAAFAPLPFSLTQPGLTANVLGDNKGEPVITITGAPARDTSGQLRMTTIEATSPDTDVRFGDVIDAWFSTEKAVMPRDSVYPSGQSTREIEQYNTEQMKESQDAATEAALNYLDLNDKNIEVTLTLADVGGPSAGLLFSLGIIDKLNGNGEGGDLTGGRSIAGTGTIDPVGKVGAVGGVSLKTQAAKRDGATVFLVPKAECGDAKAELPKGLRLVPVTTLKGAVSALESLESGNGSVPSC, from the coding sequence GTGCTCTCTCGTCTCACGCGCCCCCGGGCCGTCGCCGTCTGCGCCCTGCCGGTCGTGGCCCTGCTCGCCACGGCCGCCTTCGCGCCGCTGCCGTTCTCGCTGACGCAGCCCGGTCTGACGGCGAACGTCCTGGGCGACAACAAGGGCGAACCGGTGATCACGATCACCGGGGCGCCGGCCCGGGACACGAGCGGCCAGCTGCGCATGACGACCATCGAGGCGACGTCCCCCGACACGGACGTGCGGTTCGGCGACGTGATCGACGCCTGGTTCAGCACGGAGAAGGCGGTCATGCCGCGCGACTCGGTCTATCCGAGCGGGCAGAGCACGCGGGAGATCGAGCAGTACAACACCGAGCAGATGAAGGAGTCCCAGGACGCCGCGACCGAGGCCGCGCTGAACTACCTGGACCTCAACGACAAGAACATCGAGGTCACCCTCACCCTCGCGGACGTGGGCGGCCCCAGCGCCGGTCTCCTCTTCTCCCTCGGCATCATCGACAAGCTGAACGGCAACGGTGAGGGCGGCGACCTCACCGGCGGCCGCAGCATCGCCGGCACGGGCACGATCGACCCCGTCGGCAAGGTCGGCGCGGTCGGCGGCGTATCCCTCAAGACCCAGGCGGCCAAACGGGACGGCGCGACGGTGTTCCTGGTCCCGAAGGCAGAGTGCGGCGACGCGAAGGCGGAACTGCCGAAGGGGCTGCGGTTGGTGCCGGTGACGACGCTGAAGGGCGCGGTGAGCGCCCTGGAGTCGCTGGAGTCGGGGAACGGCTCTGTGCCGAGCTGCTAG
- a CDS encoding SH3-like domain-containing protein: MADRFAPDRFAPGSRVVTYLHDPAHHTRLPRYARGKRGVVIEPEGPAELADVSAQGRADVPVEQVYAVRFQARDLWGEGDHHVVLDLWESYLEEDRGDER, from the coding sequence ATGGCTGACCGATTCGCCCCGGACCGTTTCGCCCCGGGATCGCGTGTGGTGACGTACCTCCACGACCCGGCCCACCACACCCGTCTGCCCCGCTACGCACGCGGCAAGCGGGGCGTCGTGATCGAGCCGGAGGGGCCCGCCGAACTGGCCGACGTCAGCGCGCAGGGGCGTGCCGACGTGCCGGTGGAGCAGGTGTACGCGGTGCGGTTCCAGGCGCGTGACCTGTGGGGCGAGGGCGACCATCACGTCGTACTGGATCTGTGGGAAAGCTACTTGGAAGAGGACCGTGGCGATGAGCGGTGA
- a CDS encoding ABC transporter permease yields the protein MNFWEYLGNRHQQLLTDAYQHASAVFQCMVVATLLGVLIGVATYRSEWAGNFATLTTAGILTIPSLAMIGLLIPIVGLGVPPTVITLTLYGLLPIVRNSIVGLRGVDPSLVEAARGIGMSRLTQLLKVELPLAWPPILTGIRVATQMLMGIAAIAAYASGPGLGNVIFRGLASLGSANALNQVLAGTVGIIILALLFDAAYVLIGRLTIPRGIRV from the coding sequence GTGAACTTCTGGGAGTACCTGGGCAACCGCCACCAGCAGCTGCTCACCGACGCCTACCAACACGCCAGCGCCGTCTTCCAGTGCATGGTCGTGGCCACCCTGCTCGGGGTGCTGATCGGAGTGGCCACGTACCGCAGCGAGTGGGCCGGCAACTTCGCCACGCTGACCACCGCGGGCATCCTGACCATTCCGTCGCTCGCCATGATCGGTCTGCTCATTCCGATCGTGGGGCTGGGCGTGCCGCCCACGGTGATCACACTGACGCTGTACGGCCTGCTGCCGATCGTGCGCAACTCGATCGTCGGGCTGCGCGGCGTCGATCCGTCCCTGGTGGAGGCGGCCCGGGGCATCGGTATGTCCCGGCTCACCCAGCTGCTGAAGGTGGAGCTGCCGCTCGCCTGGCCGCCGATCCTGACCGGGATCCGGGTCGCGACACAGATGCTGATGGGCATCGCGGCGATCGCGGCGTACGCCTCCGGCCCCGGTCTCGGCAATGTGATCTTCCGCGGGCTCGCCTCGCTGGGCAGTGCGAACGCGCTCAACCAGGTGCTCGCGGGGACGGTCGGGATCATCATCCTGGCGCTGCTGTTCGACGCCGCGTACGTCCTGATCGGACGGCTGACCATCCCCAGGGGGATCCGTGTCTGA
- the hppD gene encoding 4-hydroxyphenylpyruvate dioxygenase, with amino-acid sequence MTQTTHHTPDTARQADPFPVKGMDAVVFAVGNAKQAAHYYSTAFGMRLVAYSGPENGSRETASYVLENGSARFVLTSVIRPATTWGHFLAQHVAEHGDGVVDLAIEVPDARRAYAYALEHGATSVTEPYELKDEHGTVVLAAIATYGETRHTLVERTGYDGPYLPGYVAASPMVEPPAQRTFQAIDHCVGNVELGRMNEWVGFYNKVMGFTNMKEFVGDDIATEYSALMSKVVADGTLKVKFPINEPAIAKKKSQIDEYLEFYGGAGVQHIALNTNDIVETVRTMRAAGVQFLATPDSYYDTLGEWVGDTRVPVETLRELKILADRDEDGYLLQIFTKPVQDRPTVFFEIIERHGSMGFGKGNFKALFEAIEREQDKRGNL; translated from the coding sequence ATGACGCAGACCACACACCACACTCCCGACACCGCCCGGCAGGCCGACCCCTTCCCGGTCAAGGGAATGGACGCGGTCGTCTTCGCCGTGGGCAACGCCAAGCAGGCGGCGCACTACTACTCGACCGCTTTCGGCATGCGTCTCGTGGCCTACTCCGGACCGGAGAACGGCAGCCGCGAGACCGCGAGCTACGTGCTGGAGAACGGCTCCGCCCGTTTCGTCCTCACCTCCGTCATCAGGCCCGCCACCACCTGGGGCCACTTCCTCGCCCAGCACGTGGCCGAGCACGGCGACGGCGTCGTCGACCTCGCCATCGAGGTCCCGGACGCACGGCGGGCGTACGCGTACGCGCTCGAGCACGGCGCCACGTCCGTCACCGAGCCCTACGAGCTGAAGGACGAGCACGGCACCGTCGTCCTGGCCGCCATCGCGACGTACGGCGAGACCCGCCACACCCTCGTCGAGCGCACCGGCTACGACGGCCCGTACCTCCCCGGCTATGTGGCGGCGAGCCCCATGGTCGAGCCGCCCGCCCAGCGCACCTTCCAGGCGATCGACCATTGTGTCGGCAACGTCGAGCTCGGCCGCATGAACGAGTGGGTCGGCTTCTACAACAAGGTCATGGGCTTCACGAACATGAAGGAGTTCGTGGGCGACGACATCGCGACCGAGTACAGCGCGCTGATGTCGAAGGTCGTGGCCGACGGCACGCTCAAGGTGAAGTTCCCGATCAACGAGCCCGCCATCGCCAAGAAGAAGTCCCAGATCGACGAGTACCTGGAGTTCTACGGCGGCGCGGGCGTCCAGCACATCGCGCTCAACACGAACGACATCGTCGAGACGGTACGCACCATGCGCGCGGCCGGCGTCCAGTTCCTGGCCACCCCCGACTCGTACTACGACACCCTCGGCGAGTGGGTCGGCGACACCCGCGTCCCCGTCGAGACCCTGCGTGAGCTGAAGATCCTCGCGGACCGCGACGAGGACGGCTATCTGCTGCAGATCTTCACCAAGCCGGTCCAGGACCGCCCGACGGTCTTCTTCGAGATCATCGAACGCCACGGCTCCATGGGCTTCGGCAAGGGCAACTTCAAGGCCCTGTTCGAGGCGATCGAGCGGGAGCAGGACAAGCGCGGGAACCTCTGA
- a CDS encoding glycine betaine ABC transporter substrate-binding protein, with translation MRPRTVLLGAGLLVVSAGCGLTSGSPMVDDVRPGSIGRGEPLEGAELTVTSKSFTEQLILGAIMGIAFEAAGADVLDRTGIQGSIGSREAVRKGDADAGYEYTGTAWITYLGHSEPITDPREQWEAVRKEDAKNGLTWLPPSALDNTYALAMNQANHKKYRTNDLSEVAALSKSDPSAVTLCVEVEFANRADGLPGMQKAYGMNVPTKNITQMDTGIIYTQAAKGNCTYGEVYTTDGRIKSMNLVVMDDDKHFFPNYNAAPVINTKTLKEWPAIPDVLDPITKKLNNTVAQDLNAKVDVDGEDPHQVALDWMKAEGFVK, from the coding sequence GTGAGGCCGCGGACGGTCCTGCTCGGGGCGGGGTTGCTGGTGGTGTCTGCCGGGTGCGGTCTGACCAGCGGCTCCCCCATGGTCGACGACGTACGGCCCGGAAGCATCGGACGGGGCGAGCCGCTGGAGGGTGCCGAACTGACGGTGACGTCGAAGTCGTTCACCGAGCAGCTCATCCTCGGCGCGATCATGGGCATCGCCTTCGAGGCGGCGGGCGCGGACGTCCTCGACCGCACCGGCATCCAGGGCTCCATCGGCAGCCGCGAGGCGGTGCGCAAGGGCGACGCCGACGCCGGGTACGAGTACACGGGCACGGCCTGGATCACCTACCTGGGGCACAGCGAGCCGATCACCGACCCGCGCGAGCAGTGGGAGGCGGTGCGCAAGGAGGACGCGAAGAACGGGCTGACCTGGCTCCCGCCGTCCGCGCTGGACAACACGTACGCCCTGGCGATGAACCAGGCGAACCACAAGAAGTACCGCACGAACGACCTCTCCGAGGTCGCCGCGCTGTCCAAGTCCGACCCGTCCGCGGTGACGCTGTGTGTGGAGGTCGAGTTCGCCAACCGGGCGGACGGGCTGCCTGGGATGCAGAAGGCGTACGGGATGAACGTACCGACGAAGAACATCACCCAGATGGACACCGGGATCATCTACACGCAGGCCGCGAAGGGGAATTGCACCTACGGCGAGGTCTACACGACCGACGGCCGCATCAAGTCCATGAACCTCGTGGTGATGGACGACGACAAACACTTCTTCCCCAACTACAACGCCGCCCCGGTGATCAACACCAAGACCCTCAAGGAATGGCCGGCCATCCCCGACGTCCTCGACCCGATCACCAAGAAGCTGAACAACACGGTGGCGCAGGACCTGAACGCGAAGGTGGACGTGGACGGGGAGGATCCGCATCAGGTGGCGTTGGACTGGATGAAGGCGGAGGGGTTTGTGAAGTAG
- a CDS encoding betaine/proline/choline family ABC transporter ATP-binding protein (Members of the family are the ATP-binding subunit of ABC transporters for substrates such as betaine, L-proline or other amino acids, choline, carnitine, etc. The substrate specificity is best determined from the substrate-binding subunit, rather than this subunit, as it interacts with the permease subunit and not with substrate directly.), which translates to MSEHDSDSGHHGASIELENLTKRYPGSPQPAVDSVNMEIKAGEVVILVGPSGCGKSTTLKMINRLIEPTGGRIRIGGEDVTDIDPVKLRRKVGYAIQSAGLFPHMTVAQNIALVPKMIGWSKTRIGSRVEELLDLVGLDPGEFHGRYPRQLSGGQQQRVGVARALAADPPVLLMDEPFGAVDPITRDHLQDELIRLQHELHKTIVFVTHDFDEAIKIGDRIAVLREQSHIAQFDTPEAILTNPTDDFVSGFVGAGAALKRLNLTRVRDVEITDYPTVTFDDPLQEIFNRLRSSGTNEILLLDKRGRPYKWLRRGDLMRARGSLARAGTLVNDTVTRDATLRDALEAVLTDNAGRVVVTGRRGEYTGVVDMETLMNSVHELLEADRLEALEAQHELEGSRAGRTHAEQEGDGGEHKA; encoded by the coding sequence GTGTCTGAGCACGATTCCGACAGCGGCCACCACGGAGCATCCATCGAGCTGGAGAACCTGACCAAGCGGTATCCCGGCAGCCCGCAGCCGGCCGTGGACAGCGTGAACATGGAGATCAAGGCGGGCGAGGTGGTCATCCTCGTCGGGCCCTCCGGGTGCGGGAAGTCCACGACGCTCAAGATGATCAACCGGCTGATCGAGCCGACCGGTGGCCGGATCCGCATCGGCGGCGAGGACGTCACCGACATCGATCCGGTGAAGCTGCGCCGCAAGGTCGGTTACGCCATCCAGTCCGCCGGTCTGTTCCCGCATATGACGGTCGCGCAGAACATCGCACTCGTACCGAAGATGATCGGCTGGTCGAAGACCCGGATCGGCTCGCGGGTCGAGGAGTTGCTCGACCTCGTCGGGCTCGACCCGGGCGAGTTCCACGGCCGCTATCCGCGCCAGCTCTCCGGCGGGCAGCAGCAGCGCGTGGGTGTGGCGCGGGCGCTGGCCGCCGATCCGCCGGTGCTGCTGATGGACGAGCCGTTCGGCGCGGTCGACCCGATCACCCGTGATCATCTCCAGGACGAGCTGATCAGGTTGCAGCACGAGCTGCACAAGACGATCGTCTTCGTCACGCACGACTTCGACGAAGCGATCAAGATCGGTGACCGTATCGCCGTTCTGCGCGAACAGTCGCACATCGCTCAGTTCGACACCCCGGAGGCGATCCTCACCAACCCCACCGACGACTTCGTGTCCGGGTTCGTCGGAGCCGGTGCGGCGCTGAAGCGGCTCAACCTGACCCGGGTACGGGACGTGGAGATCACCGACTATCCGACGGTGACCTTCGACGATCCGCTCCAGGAGATCTTCAACCGGCTGCGCTCCAGCGGCACCAACGAGATCCTGCTGCTCGACAAGCGGGGCCGGCCCTACAAGTGGCTGCGGCGCGGCGACCTGATGCGGGCCAGGGGTTCGCTCGCGCGGGCCGGGACGCTGGTGAACGACACCGTGACGCGGGACGCCACGCTGCGGGACGCCCTGGAGGCGGTCCTCACCGACAACGCGGGGCGGGTGGTGGTGACCGGGCGGCGCGGTGAGTACACGGGCGTCGTCGACATGGAGACGCTGATGAACTCCGTGCACGAGCTGCTGGAGGCGGACCGGCTGGAGGCGCTGGAGGCCCAGCACGAGCTGGAGGGTTCCAGGGCCGGGCGGACGCACGCCGAGCAGGAGGGCGATGGAGGGGAGCACAAGGCGTGA